The following are encoded together in the Primulina tabacum isolate GXHZ01 chromosome 18, ASM2559414v2, whole genome shotgun sequence genome:
- the LOC142533861 gene encoding cytochrome P450 704B1, translating to MEEEGNLARIFVVLCCMLASWIFIHRLKQRNVKGPKTWPFLGASIEQLMNYDRMHDWLVEYLAKSRTVVVPMPFMTYTYIADPANVEHVLKTNFSNYPKGEVYHSYMEVLLGDGIFNVDGELWRKQRKTASFEFASKNLRDFSTVVFREYSLKLCAILSQSAHNNQKVDMQELLMRMTLDSICKVGFGVEIGTLAPDLPDNQFAKAFDTANMIVTLRFIDPLWKAKKFFNIGSESVLDQSIKTIDDFTYSVIRIRKAEIDEAKGNNKDDKIKHDILSRFIELSKDPESNMTDKSLRDVVLNFVIAGRDTTATTLAWATYMIMTHETVAKKLYLELKKLEEDRAKEEGVTLNNYHKEDQESFNQRAAQFAGLLNYDSLGKLYYLHAVITETLRLYPAVPQDPKGISEDDVLPDGTKVKAGGMVTYVPYSMGRMEYNWGADAASFNPERWLKDGIFQNISPFKFTAFQAGPRICLGKDSAYLQMKMALAILCRFYEFKLVPGHTVKYRMMTILSMADGLKLKVLRRPEVS from the exons ATGGAAGAAGAGGGAAACCTTGCAAGAATCTTTGTAGTGCTTTGTTGCATGTTGGCTTCATGGATTTTCATCCACAGATTGAAGCAGAGGAACGTAAAAGGTCCCAAAACATGGCCGTTCTTAGGAGCTTCCATTGAACAGCTGATGAATTACGACAGGATGCACGATTGGCTGGTCGAGTATTTGGCCAAGTCAAGAACAGTAGTGGTGCCAATGCCGTTCATGACGTATACATACATTGCAGATCCAGCCAATGTGGAGCATGTGCTGAAAACAAACTTCAGTAACTATCCAAAG GGTGAAGTATATCATTCATATATGGAAGTCCTGCTAGGAGATGGCATTTTCAATGTTGATGGAGAGCTCTGGAGAAAACAAAGGAAGACAGCTAGCTTTGAATTTGCTTCCAAGAATTTGAGGGAtttcagtactgtggttttcagAGAATATAGCCTAAAACTTTGTGCAATTCTAAGTCAATCAGCTCACAATAACCAGAAAGTAGATATGCAG GAACTTTTGATGAGGATGACTCTTGACTCGATATGTAAGGTTGGATTTGGAGTGGAAATAGGCACTTTGGCTCCAGATTTACCAGACAATCAGTTTGCAAAGGCCTTTGATACAGCAAACATGATAGTGACTCTTAGATTCATTGACCCTTTGTGGAAAGCGAAGAAGTTCTTTAACATTGGATCAGAATCAGTGCTCGATCAAAGCATTAAAACAATCGATGATTTTACATACTCTGTCATCAGGATAAGGAAGGCAGAAATAGATGAAGCCAAAGGGAATAATAAAGATGACAAG ATCAAGCATGACATACTTTCAAGATTCATTGAACTGAGTAAAGATCCCGAGAGTAATATGACCGACAAAAGCCTCAGAGATGTTGTCCTAAATTTTGTTATCGCCGGTCGTGATACAACTGCGACAACTCTTGCATGGGCAACCTATATGATAATGACTCACGAAACAGTAGCCAAGAAACTTTACTTAGAATTAAAAAAACTAGAAGAAGATCGAGCAAAAGAAGAAGGTGTCACATTAAACAATTATCACAAAGAGGATCAAGAATCTTTCAACCAAAGAGCAGCACAATTTGCAGGGCTTTTGAACTATGACTCATTGGGAAAACTGTACTACTTGCACGCTGTGATAACAGAAACACTTCGATTATACCCAGCCGTTCCTCAG GATCCAAAAGGGATTTCAGAGGACGATGTTTTACCAGATGGAACCAAAGTAAAGGCCGGAGGTATGGTGACATATGTCCCGTACTCAATGGGAAGAATGGAGTACAATTGGGGCGCAGATGCAGCTTCATTCAACCCTGAGAGATGGCTCAAAGACGGAATCTTCCAAAATATATCTCCTTTCAAATTCACTGCGTTTCAG GCAGGACCAAGGATATGCCTAGGGAAGGACTCTGCATATCTACAGATGAAGATGGCACTCGCCATTTTGTGTAGATTCTATGAATTCAAATTGGTTCCAGGGCACACAGTGAAATACAGGATGATGACAATTCTATCCATGGCGGACGGATTGAAACTTAAAGTTTTAAGACGCCCAGAAGTTTCTTGA